A section of the Lepus europaeus isolate LE1 chromosome 10, mLepTim1.pri, whole genome shotgun sequence genome encodes:
- the LOC133768183 gene encoding uncharacterized protein LOC133768183: MGGTLGSTEAGSQVFSSELEFQLHYVRGRCGAACAGSAPRQHCLRLPPPRPQSYFRGCRAGGGRFPGRRVVLCRTAPTRAAVGPRHQSSRRGKSPQDHLGLLCGDPRDHLGPSSLWGAQDPLGPSSLRGPQGHLGPSSLRGPQDHLGPSSLRGPQLVLLLSHRGTPRPRAGRESGSELSAQTGLRPLRPARPPGMRASLGESPRRKALPASRIPTSVPGIRSRATVVCRAGDVPHGFRTADSFSLLQPLKTGVESCLLHTGWQKFRLGTLPGSRRSGVDSRPVLALKPRPDWTKLKPGAGHPIQFSHVGGRTPTTRAITC, from the exons ATGGGTGGGACATTGGGCAGTaccgaagctggaagccaggtctTCAGCAGCGAGTTAGAATTTCAGCTCCACTACGTTAGGGGGCGCTGCGGGGCCGCTTGCGCAGGTTCGGCCCCGAGGCAGCACTGCCTCAGGCTGCCCCCTCCGAGGCCGCAGTCGTACTTCCGAGGGTGCAGAGCCGGTGGCGGCCGCTTCCCGGGGCGCCGTGTGGTCCTGTGTCGTACCGCACCTACCCGCGCCGCTGTCGGCCCTCGCCATCAGTCCTCACGCCGGGGGAAGTCACCGCAGGACCATCTCGGGCTTCTCTGCGGGGACCCCAGGGACCATCTCGGGCCGTCTTCTCTGTGGGGAGCCCAGGACCCtctcgggccatcttctctgcGGGGACCCCAGGGCCATCTCGGGCCGTCTTCTCTGCGGGGACCCCAGGACCATCTCGGGCCGTCTTCTCTGCGTGGACCCcagctggtgctgctgctctcccatcgGGGGACTCCGAGGCCCCGAGCGGGGCGGGAGAGCGGGTCCGAGCTCAGCGCCCAGACAGGGCTCCGGCCTCTGCGCCCGGCTAGACCCCCCGGGATGCGTGCGTCCTTGGGAGAGAGCCCGCGCAGGAAGGCTTTGCCCGCGTCCCGGATCCCTACCTCCGTTCCCGGCATCCGAAGCCGGGCGACGGTTGTCTGCAGAGCAGGTGATGTCCCGCACGGCTTTAGGACGGCCGACTCGTTTTCCCTTCTGCAACCTTTAAAAACAGGCGTGGAAAGCTGCCTTTTACACACCGGTTGGCAGAAGTTTCGACTGGGGACGCTCCCGGGGTCTCGGAGGAGCGGTGTGGACTCGCGTCCGGTCCTTGCGCTGAAGCCCCGCCCG gactggaccaagctgaagccaggagctggccacccaatccagttctcccacgtgggtggcaggaccccaactactagagccatcacctgctga